A stretch of the Rosa rugosa chromosome 5, drRosRugo1.1, whole genome shotgun sequence genome encodes the following:
- the LOC133710633 gene encoding disease resistance protein TAO1-like, with product MDSLKELNLSCTGVKELHLSIGNLIGLNELDLADCKNLTTIPCSIYELQNLEILNVSRCSNLVVFPTKASISHGHDSSSLALPKLRVFRINRCNLSAVDFIESLDCLETLTELDLSSNNFVTVPALSKFVKLPVIDLYCCKRLREIPDLPPNILEVNAKDCESLERFLILPKSLNMIEMNLWNCHKFSHSLGDDMMENILLNNQKSRFRLLLPDSEVPKWFHCSKEVAANEKGQYRTCAISFEIPSKLNWENIGLALCSVLERRSFMTRDGADISINGVFIHRGSKLPSWLRSSWLYPTADHMWLTYIPLSDEIKGKVDQEGWSRYHCRVQFYSSSAVPMKSCGVHLVCQPPKEPADESGMLDCLSWLSSIEDDCESLDTDVGLVIRGCESLDTEGTSSSSVHYYQSPDIEGASPAIEDDDEEEPTPSSRLSLSSEPPKRHRTTSEDDDEESSTVNPPKRQRAAGQPSMVHFAHDP from the exons ATGGATTCGTTAAAAGAGTTGAACCTATCATGCACTGGTGTCAAAGAATTGCATCTGTCAATAGGAAATCTCATTGGACTTAATGAGTTGGATCTAGCAGATTGTAAAAATCTTACAACAATACCATGCAGCATATATGAGTTACAAAATCTAGAGATCCTAAATGTGAGTAGATGCTCAAATCTTGTTGTATTTCCAACAAAAGCAAGTATTTCACATGGTCATGACAGTAGCTCACTAGCGCTTCCCAAGCTCCGTGTATTCAGAATCAACAGATGTAATTTATCAGCTGTAGATTTCATTGAGAGTCTTGATTGCTTGGAAACATTGACCGAACTTGATCTCTCAAGTAACAATTTTGTTACTGTTCCTGCACTTAGCAAATTTGTCAAATTGCCAGTGATTGACTTGTATTGTTGCAAGAGACTTCGAGAGATTCCAGATCTTCCACCAAATATACTCGAGGTAAATGCGAAGGATTGCGAATCACTGGAGAGATTTTTGATATTGCCCAAGTCTTTGAATATGATAGAGATGAACTTGTGGAATTGCCATAAATTTAGTCACAGCCTGGGCGATGACATGATGGAAAATATTTTGCTGAATAATCAG AAGTCCCGGTTTAGGCTTTTATTACCGGATAGTGAGGTTCCGAAGTGGTTCCATTGTTCGAAGGAGGTTGCTGCTAATGAAAAAGGCCAGTACAGGACATGTGCAATTTCTTTTGAAATCCCAAGCAAATTGAATTGGGAGAACATAGGACTGGCTCTTTGTTCTGTTCTGGAAAGACGTAGTTTTATGACTCGCGATGGAGCTGATATTTCCATCAATGGGGTATTCATACATCGGGGTTCCAAGTTGCCCAGTTGGCTCCGTTCCAGTTGGCTCTATCCAACGGCAGACCATATGTGGCTAACTTATATTCCATTATCTGATGAAATAAAGGGAAAGGTGGATCAAGAGGGTTGGTCGCGTTATCACTGTCGAGTTCAATTTTACTCCTCGTCTGCCGTTCCAATGAAAAGCTGTGGGGTTCACCTCGTATGCCAACCACCGAAGGAACCTGCCGATGAGAGTGGTATGCTCGACTGCCTTTCGTGGCTTTCATCAATTGAAGATGATTGTGAATCACTGGACACAGACGTTGGCCTAGTCATAAGAGGTTGTGAATCACTAGACACAGAGGGGACGTCGTCGTCAAGTGTACATTATTATCAATCACCGGACATAGAGGGTGCGTCGCCGGcaattgaagatgatgatgaagaagagccAACTCCGTCTTCACGGCTGTCTCTGTCTTCCGAACCTCCAAAACGACACCGCACAACCTccgaagatgatgatgaagaatcaTCAACAGTGAATCCTCCAAAAAGACAACGCGCTGCCGGGCAACCATCAATGGTCCATTTTGCTCATGATCCCTGA